Proteins encoded in a region of the Nitrospira sp. genome:
- a CDS encoding DUF3995 domain-containing protein, producing the protein MKAILDATTSFSPRLANPLALVLLLRAIGDFRLVGFWNRIRDTCFARLDTALYSPLCLALAIRSAVIGFAGHG; encoded by the coding sequence TGAAGGCGATTCTCGATGCCACTACCTCATTCAGTCCGCGCTTGGCTAACCCGTTGGCGTTGGTGTTACTGCTGCGTGCGATTGGAGACTTCCGATTGGTGGGGTTCTGGAACCGTATCCGCGATACCTGCTTTGCCCGTTTGGACACCGCCCTGTACTCACCGCTTTGTCTGGCATTGGCCATCAGGTCTGCTGTTATCGGTTTTGCCGGACATGGCTAA
- a CDS encoding ribbon-helix-helix domain-containing protein, producing the protein MPRIKIAISLDASTLARLDTLVERAAFPSRSQAIQEAVEEKLARLDRSRSARECAKLDPVFEKTLAEEGLSEDVATWPEY; encoded by the coding sequence ATGCCGCGAATAAAAATTGCAATCTCCCTCGATGCATCCACCCTGGCACGCCTCGATACCCTCGTGGAGCGAGCCGCCTTTCCCAGCCGGAGTCAAGCCATTCAGGAAGCTGTGGAGGAGAAACTCGCTCGCCTGGACCGAAGCCGCTCGGCTAGGGAGTGTGCGAAACTCGATCCCGTCTTCGAAAAGACGCTTGCTGAGGAAGGCCTGTCTGAGGATGTGGCGACATGGCCCGAATACTGA